The sequence tcgtaatttttttttcatcttcaaTTTATTTCATGCAAAAATTGATTTACTgtttcttttgaaatctttacaATGTCTGCTGTTTCCTGCAACTTCACTGATTCACACGGAGCGAAGCCcggataatgactatcaatcaGTTTATTTAATGGCACAatattttttgtataaaaaacaaaaacagtgaTTTTTAACACACCCCATCTTTTCTAATTGTTTCTAGTTTTCCAAAAGTAGTTCCACTGAAAAATACAATAGCTAACACGCCAATGAACCCAATGTCATGAAATTGTGACAGGTGACATTTAAAAATTGTCTCTATTGAACTATGGAGAAATTTTTAATTAGTGACGCCATCTCGCTGTCATGCCGAGAATTTATTGACTGACGTGTTAGAATATGTATGATGTGAGTAAGTTGTACTTTTGTGTAGGTGCACAAAACAGGAAGCGACGAaatgaaagcttgcacaatttacACAATTATCCCACTAGTATTCGTATGTGTGATGTAAGCAAGTCAGTTCCTTCGTGTTCGTATTCGCGTTATCTAGTTATGTCTCTTACATTACCCACCTGCCGTTTGCTGCTATAATTCTTACGTCGTTTGGAGTTTGGTTTGAGTAAATTCAAACTATATACCATGGGCAAAAAAATGGGATGAAAATTTCGACTTCTGATGCCGAAACCAGGTAGCACAATGCATACGAAACATTGGTAACTTTTTGACTAACAATGTGTTTATCCTAAACTTTGACTAAATAATGTGTAATCTTGCATAGCATATAATGCAATagaagcaaattcagcagctagaagttttatatagaagatctataatagaaccgaaactaaaacaaacgtatccccagcaagccgttctagttttgcctttctcatatagaaaggttatgcaatcactgtgaaaccgacttttgaaccgaggcccggaaggccaaatgtcatataccattcgacgcagttcgtcgagtacgcaaaatgtttgtgtgtgtatgtgcgtatgtgtgtatgtaacgtgtttttgcactaactttctcggaaattgctgagccgattttcaccaacttagactcaaatgaaaggtcttgtgatccaataaaaaattcctgaatattatttggatccgacttccggttccgaagttatggggtaaaatgtgcaaaaaataaaaatatgtgttctaacttttctcatagatggcgcgaccgattttcacaaactaaggttcAAATGACAGGTCTTGTGGCCCTATACAtcattactgaatttcatccggatccgacttcctgatccgaaaatatagggtaatgTGTGTtagaaattttataccatcttctccaattaatagtttttaccagtagacggtcaaacaaaccgattacggttattcttttaagaataaaatattttgaagaataccacagtattatatatgatagtatgattgatatgagaaggcatcattacaccactaggtggattaaaacaggttttatttattcgaacagttcttctgctaaatttaaaactggcatacgatgctgttctattttttttatatttgaaacccgagtaaaacactgctgaggatgccagtttttcttgttataaaatccagatttaaatgttAAAACTGACATcatttatgcatctagaactaaagcACTACTGAATATCCCCTAATAGATTCATTAATTTCTCTTCCAGAGCCAAACATGAATTTTTCTCCATTTGGAACACATTTTCCCGGTACTATACCGGGAATTCATCAATTTGCCAGCAGTGGCTTGGTAACAAGTGTACCTTCGTCCTCACATGACACCAGCAATCGTTATCACTCGATCAATTCCAACGTGAGCATGGCTCATTTCAACCAATCGCACGCACCAATTCTGGGGAAGTTCCGTCCGGATGACACATCCAACGTGATTAACCCAAACAAGTACAACGGGCACACCAGTGCCCCTACAATTACAACCACCAGTGGCCAGTATACAATACCATACAGCCAACATTCAGACGTGAATGATCACAAACAACGCAACATGTATCCTCAGACGACATCCTCTCTTGCGGCAGTCGGTCCAGCTCAATCTTCCCAAGAAATTACTCAAGATCTGAGTGCTCTGTTACAACAGGCGGATAGCAAGCGTGTTCTTCAGAATCCAAGCTGGCAATCGCTGGCACCAGGAACATCCGTGGCAGACTATCTTTCTCACCTTCCAGGAACCGCTCTTCCACTATCACTCCATCACTTCCTCAAATATTCtgcagaaaatataaaaaaggaaACCCAAAATCCGCTCTCTACGATCGATATGTCCCAAACGCAATCCCAAAACATGAACACAAACAATGGACAACATTCGAACGGTATGATATTGCCGGCTTCGCAAGCAATTGCAAGTATCTTAGGTCATCAGAACCAAATtggacaacagcaacaacaacagcatctcAATCAGCAGGGTAAGTGTAAGAATTCCTGAATTACAAActtttataaattctaaataCTGTTAATCATCCCTCAGTTCCTGCCACTAGTTCGGGAACCGTGAATGGGACCAATAATATCAATGGCGCAGGAGACACGagtaaaaagaagaaaaagaaaaagaaaaaaccaCCGAAGGAACGCAAACCGCGCCCAAAGCCAGGTGAAATCCAAGTTCGAACAGCACTGGACGGCAGCCCACTATTTTTGTGCCCTGAGTGTCAAATGGCATACCCAGAGCGAGAATTACTGGAGCAACATTTGATCGGACATAATCTTGAGCGCCGATTCATTTGCGATATCTGCAATGCGGCATTGAAACGGAAAGATCATCTCACACGTCATAAACAAAGCCACAACCCAGAGAGACCATTTGTGTGCACCATTTGTCTGAAGGTAGACTATAATCAAATACTAAGATTTAACATTTTTATAACGAACCATTTCTCGACAGGCGTTCAAACGCAAGGAACAGCTCACCCTTCATATTGTTATCCATTCAGGAGAGAAAAGGCACATTTGCCAGGAATGCGGCAAAGGTAACAAATTCAACATTATCGGACAAAGGGGTATAACATTTCAGGTTCGTTACAGGATTCTATAGAAAAGACCATCTTCGCAAGCATACCCGTTCCCACATTGCCCGTCGACTGAAGGCGGAGCTTCAAGCACAACAAGGTGGCGCAGAAGGTACCTCGTCCGCAGGATCCTCTCGCGGAGGTAATAGTCAGCCCAATCAAAATCACCAGAATGTAACCCAGCAGCAGCAGGTTCCTCCGCAGGCACAAATCCAACTTCAACCTCAGAGCACTAATCAACCTCAACAACTACAGCCTCCACAATACCACCCTATTCCTCCGACATCGCAAATGATGCCGTGAAAATAAGTTTGTTAATCTCTCGGAACACTCAGTAAATTTTACACTTTCTGTCGCTGTCGTTGTACACCTTCATTGGGCGGAGATATTTTTTGTGCGGTTGTCGTGATTTGGTAGAATCTCCTTGACTTACATTTAGCATAATCGATATACCATAAATGAATTAAGAGGTAATATATTCGTGCAATTAAAGTGTTTATATATCTTTATGTTCATCATTGTTCCTTAGTTTCGATTCTAGTCAACACTTTAGAAACCTAATTAGGTAAACGGAAGTTTCAAATAgtttgttagttgatggtcgATCGCGCAAATaagtttattcaaaattttagctACGTTTTGCAAATGAAAGTATAGTTTAAATATTTAGTTCGTTTATCAATTCAACTCTTACACTATACGACTATAAAACACTATGAAAATACTGATCTTATACAAGCAAATTATATAGGAAATAAGCAAATCACCCAATAAAACTATACGCAACAATAGAGCTTTACAGTTTACATGTTTATGAGAAAaatcccaactaaccaaaagctCGGATAAATGGGACTGACTTGGctctcgaacggagcctcgaagacccatagtgatatatacaattcgactcagctcgacgagatgtcTGTGTGAGTGTATGTGCGTGCGTACCTTTAAAcgattttttaccgctcaatttttacggagatggctgaaccgattgctacaaacttaggctcgtttgcaaACTACTATTGGGAAAATGATCAAGTtcgtgcattattatttgcagaTGTCTTGAACGATAAATATGAACAGACATtatacctattatctttctccaggCAGGATCAGCCAAGATGCAGTGTGAAATCCGGTGGAAAAAAACTTAAcaggaatagatccactgggttcctggtGACAACTGCAGGAGGtgtattttttctttaattcGTATTGCTCTATTCTACTAAATTCTCTCTTCATTCAACAGTTTTGTTTTAATGTTTATCataatttttcgacaaaatgattTCTTatatatttgtttcaaaattataaattgaatgataaaaatcaaatatCGCAAAGATCCGTGCAACAGTTACATACGAGACGTCTACGGCGCCTCTTTTATCGACGTACGTTTCTAAACGACATTCCAGAGCATCAACAAGAGAAGCAGGTCTTATTTGAACAAAATGGTATGAACCGTATTATTAGAACAATCGGTTTATTGTTGAGCCTTACTagtgacttttttttttattcaatctatatatctatataaaaatgcagagatcattctttgtaatcgcatcacgtaagaacggatggacggattgagatgattttttttgtttgatcagtttttacccccaccgggttcgtacatcaaaaatttttggaaaatttgccggaaaagtgggaaaaatccataaagatgttttgtatggagaatggaattttccgttgaaaaagtcgccaatgcttgctagatctacgattgatgtttggcgcg comes from Malaya genurostris strain Urasoe2022 chromosome 3, Malgen_1.1, whole genome shotgun sequence and encodes:
- the LOC131436876 gene encoding zinc finger and BTB domain-containing protein 49 isoform X2, with amino-acid sequence MNFSPFGTHFPGTIPGIHQFASSGLVTSVPSSSHDTSNRYHSINSNVSMAHFNQSHAPILGKFRPDDTSNVINPNKYNGHTSAPTITTTSGQYTIPYSQHSDVNDHKQRNMYPQTTSSLAAVGPAQSSQEITQDLSALLQQADSKRVLQNPSWQSLAPGTSVADYLSHLPGTALPLSLHHFLKYSAENIKKETQNPLSTIDMSQTQSQNMNTNNGQHSNGMILPASQAIASILGHQNQIGQQQQQQHLNQQVPATSSGTVNGTNNINGAGDTSKKKKKKKKKPPKERKPRPKPGEIQVRTALDGSPLFLCPECQMAYPERELLEQHLIGHNLERRFICDICNAALKRKDHLTRHKQSHNPERPFVCTICLKAFKRKEQLTLHIVIHSGEKRHICQECGKGFYRKDHLRKHTRSHIARRLKAELQAQQGGAEGTSSAGSSRGGNSQPNQNHQNVTQQQQVPPQAQIQLQPQSTNQPQQLQPPQYHPIPPTSQMMP
- the LOC131436876 gene encoding zinc finger protein with KRAB and SCAN domains 1 isoform X1, with the translated sequence MNFSPFGTHFPGTIPGIHQFASSGLVTSVPSSSHDTSNRYHSINSNVSMAHFNQSHAPILGKFRPDDTSNVINPNKYNGHTSAPTITTTSGQYTIPYSQHSDVNDHKQRNMYPQTTSSLAAVGPAQSSQEITQDLSALLQQADSKRVLQNPSWQSLAPGTSVADYLSHLPGTALPLSLHHFLKYSAENIKKETQNPLSTIDMSQTQSQNMNTNNGQHSNGMILPASQAIASILGHQNQIGQQQQQQHLNQQGKFPATSSGTVNGTNNINGAGDTSKKKKKKKKKPPKERKPRPKPGEIQVRTALDGSPLFLCPECQMAYPERELLEQHLIGHNLERRFICDICNAALKRKDHLTRHKQSHNPERPFVCTICLKAFKRKEQLTLHIVIHSGEKRHICQECGKGFYRKDHLRKHTRSHIARRLKAELQAQQGGAEGTSSAGSSRGGNSQPNQNHQNVTQQQQVPPQAQIQLQPQSTNQPQQLQPPQYHPIPPTSQMMP